The stretch of DNA ttggtttGCCACAAATGAGATCCATGATGACTTAACGcggattatgtatttatattactCCAAGCATAAACCGTGGTAACTAATAGGGTTTTATGCTCACAAACTTTTCTCATAAAATTTCTAATGACCTTTTTCTTCCGTGATAAGCAACCGCGATTTATGTTCATTGTTTTCTGCCCGTAAATCGTACTAACCTCCCACGGTTTATGtataaattgaaaattatagttacctaccacggtttacataataataaatcaGGACACTAATGTAAACGAATAACAAATGTTGTATTTGAGTAAAGAATCCTTGGAATCATTTTAATGAGTAAAACGCCCTccaatttttcttatttcttgtgTATCCTCCAATTAAGTAGAACAAgtattaattttcttatttcttgtgTATCCTCCAATTAAGTAGAacaagtattaatttttttattgatagtATTTTTTAATCCGACAACTTAAAAGTTAATTTATtgtagatctgaattttatttaaaaatttatcactGACTAATGAATTATTGTATGCACAAAGCAAAATTCGAATCATTCGAAATTTATTTAAGTGGACTAATAAACAAACTCAATTTAGTTAGAACaagtattaatttaaataaaaattcagatataattgttttaatgtaaaattaataattaaaaattattagataatttgatatatttaacaaaattattatctaataatttttcgactattaattttatacaaaaataactatatatattgtcttttttttttttttttctcgtaTGTATAAATATCGGTGTCATGTCAACGAAGGAGTGCTAAGGTTCACTTCTATTTAATAACGCAAGGAATATTATATAAGTAATATTGGTGCAACTAATTAATGAAGGGCGGGGTATTGGAATCTTCAAACCTAATCTTAGTTTAGGTGACATTTAGGTGCTGTTGCACTGCCTGGGATAGGATGAGAATGAACTATATATAAAGActtccaatttcaatttttatttctatctaTACCTACCAATCTCTTAGAACTATACAAATTTATATACATCGTTTCCATGTTGCTTTTGGATATACATCTTCTGATCTCAAGAATAATAGAATATTTACTTAATCCtcactttactttttttttttggaaaaatattTATCTTCTCTCAGATTTTTCATGTTGAAAGATGTTATGATTCTTCCAAAACACCAAAGCACAGTTAACTTTTGGTAACATCAAGTTAACACAACTTTTTGTAGAGATTTCGCCAACATAATAGTAAATGTAGCTTTTAAAAATGActaaattgaatttcaattaaAGATCTCTAAAAGTTTTAGAGGATTAGatgttcataaaaataatttttgcaaTGATTAAGTTATTTCCTAATGTTACAGTTGTTTTgttaaaattcaagataaaagaGAGTTATCTATAATATTTACATGAGTATAAGAacgaaattgaaaaataaggaTAACAAAAgaatcatttatttttatataaaaaaatttatttgattatttattttgatttaatatatatatatatatacaaaaaaactaatttttaattgattaagtaattaattaattcatctacttaaataaatatatattgtgtAAATTATGTGTTGtgtatatataatagtctattgGGTACACAAACTCTTAAAGTGAATATTAGATGAGTGATAAATTAGTTATTCAAATGTGAGATTGGACCTTTGGAGAATGTAGGAAAAGAATACATAAactcaaaataataatactGGAAATTAGTTATTCAAATGTTTTTTTTCTGTAAATCGGATGATTCTGAATCTATTTTCTgatttatcatattttaaacATTTAGAAAGGAAAGGAGGATAAAGAGATGGAAGTTAATAGAACCAGTTACAGTTACAATAATACTAAacatatttattcttaatttaaatgtagtaaaatatttaataactaatattttaaatcataaataaataaaactaattactatatttataattaattaaattatcatttttaactGATTTAGAGTTGGTTCTATATATTTTTCCAACTCAAAATGATTATTTGTATAAAAGAAGTATGAAATAAACAAGGTGATTTAATATAATGTTTGGTTACAATTAGAAAGAAACAAAAGTGTAAGCAATAGAAGTAAGATATAAACCTAATGAGTGAGACCAGCGGAAGAGCCATTTGGCCAACCCTTGATTGTCGTGCCGGCTTTAACGGCTTTTGAGTTTGACCTGTCTCTAAGGCCGGCACACATAACCGCAGCAACCAGCAACTCTGCATAAAgccattaattatgtttttaaaaaatgaacaaCCAACACAACACATGATTTCACTATTTCAGTGTGGTAAAGATGTGAAAATTCATCTCCACTCTTAGCTTATAGTTAAAAATGTATCAAGTCAAAGATGTTTGTATTTCTCTACCAATACAATAATATAACAAATTGTGCTTCATTTTGAATTCATAATTGCTAATCTCTTCCTACAAGAAGAGTTAAAATAATGTGGTGCGTCCAGCCGTGCACTCACTCAAAGTCTCAAACTCCAAgactttttcataaataaatatcaaaaattaaaagaattaaagaaacCCGTTCCTCATTTCTTCTATTTTGTCCTCCTCTACTCTAATCTCGTTTACTTCATTTCACTTCTGAAATCGCGCAcgctttttctcttcttcttttccacTCACTGATTCACAATTTTAAATGCTCGCTTGAATTTCAAGCTCCTCACGAGAACCCTGTGTCTATTGAACTCGATCAACAAACTACTCTTCTTCAAATGCCTCCTTCAAGAAcgctttctttcttcttcttgtagCCTCCTACCCCTTGCGAGCCGCGTCCAATAATGAGTCAACTCGGCGATATTCTTCAGACGGAGCCAAGGACGATTCTCGGATTGTTGACGGAGCAAATGGACGCCGCCGCCGATGGACCGCCACGCACCAGGACCAGGCGCACCTTCAAGGACCGTTTAGGATTCATCGGCATCGGCTGTTGCGGTGCCACGTGGCGATTCCGTTCTGAGTCCATAACGGTCAGGCACGAAGACCaagaacaacagcaacaaccacAGCAACAGCATCAACAGCACCAACCGCTTCTTCTTGAAACGAATCAGGCTCGAGATCCGAACCGTTTTGGACCTGACTGCGTGTCTCCGACTCCTGCCAGTTCCGGTATGAACCTTGCGGCGGCGTTAGCGGCTGAGCGGCAGCTCCGGGGGACGCCGCAGGAGGCGGAGGGAGGTGAGAGAAGAGGTGCGTGGAGGGTGTCGCTGATGAGGCTGCTAGAGGAGACCGACGGCGGCGATGCAGAGGTTAGTTCGGCGGCGAAGACATCGgatgaagataagataagtggtagtggtggtggtggtgtggGAAATGATTGGGTGTGCTGCGTGTGCATGGGGAGGAAGAAAGGCGCGGCGTTCATACCATGTGGTCACACTTTTTGCAGGGTTTGTTCAAGGGAGCTGTGGCTCAACCGAGGCTCTTGTCCCCTTTGCAATCGTTCCATTCTCGAGATTCTCGACATTTTCTGAAAAAGATAAACATAATCATCTTGTTTCATATTTCATCATTCACCATACTCTATACTAGTTTCTTCTTTCATCACAATtattagcttcttctttttctttttcttttacttcttaattaattgtaaCTGGTAAACCATTTGATACTTCACGTGTAATACGACTACTGCTATATGAGCCTCTCTTCATGTGTAATGCGTTGCCTCTCattgttttttctcttctttctgtATATACTATATGCACTGTGACAGCAAACTTGATGTGGCTCCACacaatttaattagttttcttgtatttttgtaaaaataaaatagtatttcaGTCAATTGTTTCCAAATCAAACTGTTGCATTATGTATACTTTATTGAATGCTACTACTATGCTACAAAAGTATTTAATTCAAGGGAAAATAATGATGCCTCAATTATTGGGATCATTCTATATATATGAAAGGTCATGCTAGGGGAAACTAATTTTGTAACATAGGGGAAAAGTAAGAATGAGAAGGTGACTAATTTATTTAAGTATTATTACTGTACTAACCCTTTTCAACATCTGAATATTAAAAATGCAATTTGTTTTCGAAATTCTGTTTATATGCCATGGTTGGTGCAGAAAATGTGTTGATGGCAGATACAAGTGATGTTGATGATTCGGAAATAAAACGTGTCGTTATGTAACAAATGTCAACATTTGTGGCAATTGGCATAGTATTCTGAACACACTAGTCAACAAAAACGTGGATCGCGTAGCATCGGTAGAAGGAGAAGACGTCAGAGTTGGTTGTTTTGGCCTTTTGGGGTGAGTTTTAGCAtgagatataaattttttatatgcatgaacaatagtaatttgtttttcaaaatatagtTCGCACATTTAAGGGTCTGTCGCTACCAATTGATTACTGCATGCAATACATAGAATTTAAACTCCTGATACTTGCTTAAGTGAACGAGTAAGTTGATTACTTAACCAACCTAAGATGGTTAataatttatcttattaataatattctaaaaattGGTTCGAACTGGTCGGTCGAACCACAAACTAATAGAACATGCGGTTTAGACAGAAGACAACATTTGGAAGTTTAGAAAATCGGTGTTAGATCGTCAAATCGGCCAAAAATCGGTCGGTTGAACCAAACTGTAAACTAGTCCTTTTTTTCAGAAATGGCATCGTTTTCATTGTGAAACCCTAATCATTACCCAACCCTCTACTCCACAGTCCACAAACGCATACCTTAAAATTCGCGTAGTGCTAATTCAACCTCTAGTATGAAATGCTTACCCTAATATCTATAGTGAACCTATGATGCTTAGGACAGGTGATCATCTTATGATTGAAGATAAACACCGAGGTGAAGGAGTGCGGTAGCACTTCTCCTTCAGAAGTAAAAAAGAGGACTCCAACTCCATTTTGATGAGCAGCACCATCAAAATACATCTTCCATGGTGGAAGAATTTCGACATTTTCCTTCCGTTCTTTGCAGTAGGATGAATTCATGGTGGATGGTTTATCTTGTGGCGGTGGTGCCCGTCTGCGTTACATTAACGGGACAAACGTCTGTTTTATGTCCCACATCTCCCAGTCTCAGCACTCCCTCGAGCTTCTCTAGTTCTCCTTCCTCTCATCGTCATCGAAGCTACTGGCGCAACTTCCATCCAGTTGCCGTCCAACTAATGCCGTTGGAGCCTCGAAAATCGAAACCACCGTCGCTGGTCCAACATCCTGTCTCCATCACACAGCTACTTTTCGCCGGCACCAGCTTTGTTCCACTACGTCAGCCACTGTCCCCGCCAACTCTGCTGTGTTCTAGCTTTTAGCCCTAGGTATGTTTGTTGGTTGCTGCTCGTCGTTCGTGGTTGTTCTGCTCGATTCTGCCTCTCAGTCTCACTCGAGTCTCGTCTCAGTCACACTGCTGGCATCTCGTGGTTCGCCTGTCTCGCGCCGGCAGCATAAGCAACTCATGGGGTTGTCTCTTGCTTCGTCGCCTTTCGTGGGGTAGTCACCAACTCACCGTTGACCATTGGTGAGTCCCTGCACCATCGCTTCCTATTCTCTGTTTTTCAGACTTTCCTTCTCCCTGTATTGCATGTTACTGAATTGCTAATCAATAAATTTGTCTTATTGCTGATCTAAATACTGTTGTAAATTACTGTAACTAGGTTTCTTATTAAATTTGTAGTTTCTTGAATTTGCACTGTCTATGTTAATGATTCAATGTTCTTTcagtatttttttgttgttgttaattattGTGATGAACTTTGTTAAAACAGGATTGAAAACTGTtaatctttcttattttttattgttctaaCTTCTGTTCTTATTAAAAAACTTGTAAACTCAGAAgatgcaatttaatattatggcatatttgaatttgctaaggaagatttaaaatttattgtccctctcttgaattgaataaattttgttaaaattaaaagattgtATCTGAGCAATTGCaatatacattattattattacacacATCAACTAATTCAACATTGTCATTACATTCTGGTGAATGTATCTTTGTTGTAAAGAAGAAACACGGTCCAACTTTTAACATTGTCATTCTTAGTTAATTGTGATTAAATTGTAACTGtcttaataatttattgatttgttaccaataatagtatcaataaaaaaatatttgctgacaataatatatttgtggataataatttagttgttaatttttttgttttgaataaTCCTACAAATCCTAATTCTCCTAATTCTGACCATAGTCAATCACAAGCTTCATGTTATTTCAAATAATTTGTCATTTCATATTtggattttttgttatttaatttttaaatttatacttttataaGAATATAAGACTTAGGTTGATAATATTTcatgtaatattttaaatttggaataTGTTTTAAGATTTATGTtagattataattatgttttagggtttacttataatttatttattattttgttataaaataatttttttgattgaACTACAGTTGGATCAGTTGAACTAATAAACCGATAAACTAATAAACTAGTGACTAAACTGGTTTGATAACCGGTTAGaaccttaattttttttttttggtataacCTTACTTATTAATCTTACAGGCGTTTTTTTATGGGTTGAATGTgaacttcttttttttcttgggcTGAAAGTGCACTTCTGTTGAGGCTACAATATCAACAACTAAGACTTGGGCCTTAGCCTTATGGCCACAAActacttcttttctttgtagGGCAGGAAACTAAGCACTGGGCCAACGGTAAATAACAGTAAAAGAAATATTGGCCTCAGAATAGCTTGATTTGGATCCAAAAAGAGGaacatacaaaataataaaatcaactttacttacaaaaaaaaatcaactttgaTCTCTCAAATACCAATaacaaaaaaacttttaaatggTAATGCAACAATCCCCGtgttcattttttataaatggTTCCATTTGCCATTCATCAAAGGAAAGTTATATGCACTACTTTTGTATACATCTAACATctctcttgtatatattttatttttagtattacaAATAATTAACAAGAAGTGGGAGaagataacttttttttttacaccATAAAAAAGCtgtaaaagaaaagtgaatttaaaaaattacgcAAATATCATTTCTCTCAACAAAAACAGTGACTCAGGGATTGCAATATGCACAACTTGACCCCTAATGTGTATATGATCTACATTAAGATGACGTGAACAATCTAGTccaaaaaaaatgacaaaaaaatatgttCAAATTAATCTATTGAAGTAACATTGTAAATGAGATTGAATGACAAAATTAGTAGAATgccaattaattttttaatttatcaaatgaACGTAAAAGCTAAACGCAAAAGCTAAACGCAAAAGCTACAATTTGTTACTTCTAGTGAACGAGAGTTTAAACCCATGTTCGCGtttagagaaagaaaattagCCAAACAAAAATTACAGCGTTCAAAAAGATCAAATGTACTTCTTGTATTTCCAACATGTTTACCAAGTacactctaacttttcccaTGGTTCAAAATAAACTTTGAAAGTTGTAGGAAATTAATAGCTAGCAATCCATGGGGCAAGAACACATGGAGAGAGAAACATAAGAAGATAAGCATGTTAGCATGGAGGAGCATACGATTCCCCTGGTTGAGTTCTAGAGGAGTAAGTTTCCCGTTTGGTGTCAAGGAATGAATGTTTTCGAACGTGGAAGCTTTccactattttaattatattatctttcGAGTTAATGGCCTCTATCTTCTCATATTATTAGCTTCCATGCATGTTATATCGGTGTATCTAAACACGTGTGAGAGACATTCAAAGTCTTTTTGGCTCTTTCCAATTATGCGAGGTCTTTTTCCTCCACTATTTTTCTGTATACTTTCTCTTTCTAgtatttaaaataagaatttaattctAATGTACtattaaaaatgtaaattttttttttacagtgtaagagttgaaattttaaattttaagtataaattctaattttaaattttaaatctttctaaaatataagggttaaatatttttataatttaacaaaataattaatgctaactaattaaaaattaattacacaTACTTATTCTAACTTTTAATAACTAAGGATTTTAACTTTCAACAAGGGAAGGAGGGTGCGAGAAAAAGCAACTAGCTGCTAAGTATAGGGTGTGTTtggtttattttctatttttatttttaattaaaaaatatgaggtaaattttagaaaataaaatatttttatttttattttttaataaaattataaaaatgaaaaataaaaacgcAAACTAAATACGCCTTAAATTTCTATTACAACAGTTATTGATTCACTATGGTGGTTTAATTATTGATGGCGCTTGTTGATATCCATTTGCATCATTGGTTACACATATGGAGATATTTTCATCTCAAGATAATAGAATAATTGAAATGTAAACATAtgttatatcaattaatttaattaaatatatcaaatcatATAATAATAGAATTTGAATATCATCGTTTGGAGTTATTGCACCATTTACCAACCAAATCAAAGACGacttattttaaaagttatttgaaATATTGATTTAAGCTATATGAGATCTAAATTCTTTTGTATAGCAGCGTCTGATTTGTTGATGTCGAGTGCCGTCTGTCTGAATTTTTTGTGAGAAAGTGCGGGTGGTACCTATAATAGAGTGAAGAGACAACGATGTTTAAGTTAGCAAGTGTTTtaagtaaatttttaatatattaaaatttaagtataTCTGAGAGTGTCAGTATATTTATAAGTGATGAGTCAATAACCACCgttaaaataatttctttattgATGATGAATAACCACCCCTTTATCAAAACCTCTCTACTAGAAGTGGATAagagatattaaaaattagttatgacTCATTTAGAGGTTTTTATCTGCTTTTAAAACTTAACTTATATTTTGAGTAAGATATAAACACAacttaactaaataaaattgcatATTTTACTTAAAAGTTGATAGTTGTTGTGGGGCCGGAATAGGTATAATCCAATATATTTTACTTAAAATTTGTTTAGGTAAAAACAAATCTTGATTGATATACATGGATACTGAAGATGTACTCAAGGGAACTCTATAATGCTAATGTTAGATTTGTTTAGAactaatgggaatcactttgaTCATATCAAACTTTCAATGATTCAAAgttggaaaatataaaatttcctCCTCCTCTACATGTTCCAAAAGAATAATCTTTTCTTTAGCTTATTGGGTTTAAATATGTATCCAGTGGTCATTGTTCTACATGACCAATGGAACTACTCTTCAAAACTTTACAAATATATTCGATTCTCCTTTCATATATATTGATTTGCacgtatatgtatatataattatatatattatttaatttattttaaatatatattttatattaatattttattttaataattaattttagtgtgtACCTAATATAATTGATAGATGTATTTCTGTGGAACTCTACAAAACTTGAGAAATTTGTACGATTTTGAATGCATGTCACCGTCTGAAAATATGAATATATTCTAGGTAGTGATgaataattgaaaaagcagATACATATTGTACTTAACATACAGCTAGCAACATATAGGTTCCAAAAGAGATGCGCATGTTTCCGTTTGGAATAATAATTGAGAAAGAATTTAGTGTCATTTATAGGAGTGATGCATATTAGAATCTCTTTCAAAcagtaataataatttttatattgatcAGTCTCTGTCACGAAAAGATATTCACACTGTTNNNNNNNNNNNNNNNNNNNNNNNNNNNNNNNNNNNNNNNNNNNNNNNNNNNNNNNNNNNNNNNNNNNNNNNNNNNNNNNNNNNNNNNNNNNNNNNNNNNNNNNNNNNNNNNNNNNNNNNNNNNNNNNNNNNNNNNNNNNNNNNNNNNNNNNNNNNNTAAATGGTAAACCAATAATactctatttttattaatataataatataaaattgagTTAATATTTATATTGGTTTTGAAATTAtactaatatttaattttaatttaattttttaaattttaatttactcaatttaatttttcaatttaatataCATGATTCACGTTAGtccttatttatatttttattacaaaatctTTAACAGCATATGATAAACTCTGTCATTTTAgactttttaaaagttatttaaagtttcaatttaaatttttcacctcaatttgttttctaaaaataaaaaaatctttaaaatttttaagtaaaattagGATGTTTTTAAAGACTTTGTGAGAGTAAATTgagataaaaaaatcaattatcaaattaaatagtTATTAAATAATCTAGCATTAATAGatatatattagtttttagtttatcTCAACACATCGTTAACAGTTATACGTATGATGAAAATAAGATCAGAAATTAATGTAaatcataaatattaaattgaaaaatcaaattaaaaaaaatttaaatttaagaatCAAATTAAGacacaaatataattttagagaacaatttaaatattaattaacttgTGTAAAtagtaaacaaaataaattccGTAAAAAATTATGGTAGCTACATCGAAACTTGAGTGAGCTGATCAGAAATATTCGCATTATTCGACAAAATGGTTTTAAAGTTACCCCTTTAGTTTGTAGGTGGATTCTCTTTAATATTAAGATGATGATAAATGAGACTAGAAATTTACCTTTTttctacaataaaaataaagaagtgtataaaacataaaatattataaaagattCCATTTTTCTCAAGACATTATAGTTGAAGTCACAAATCATAActgggaaaaagaaaaaggaagagaggaAGCATGGAAATAAAAGGCTCAAATGGGTTCCACAAAGGTTTGTCAGGTTGTGAGAGATGAACAGCATATCATGTGCATTTGGTATTTAACTAGAATGTTCATCTCATCTTCAACTATATATTGGAACCAACACTGCCTATCCACTCATAATACAAAAACaacaatcatatttaaatttaaagttttacATTATTTAAGCTTTAggcattattattttaataatatttattttgtattgtagGTCTTATAATAATACTGGTGCTTATATAAGATGACTGACTGTGATGTcgatattattaaaatttgattccaAAATCTAGgttcatgtatatatataatttttttatataaaattcaatgcaaaaataagatttcaaaaacaaaaatatagttTATGCTGGAGTATTCTcatcagaaatataattattcaggtatttttttatcagtttaaattttttgaaaaataagatcataatataatatattaaaatttttataattaaaaaattaaaaaatttgatttttgttagatctcaagaaaaaaaaaacatgaaacaagctaaaagaaaaaaaagtctaTACAAAAAGTTaagcaattttaaaaaatacttttatttaaaaaaatatgttataaatacaattatttagaattatactatgtgtacactaaaattagctatTAAAGTCAGTcaccaatataaaatataggttagaatttaaatatatattaaaaataaattaaatcacacatatatatatttatacacaaatatattagtgattaattttagtgCCTGATTTTgatgtacaaataatatttatgaattatttatatattttttcaatactGAATTAGAAAAAATGCTATATTTGGAGTAAATCCTAAACACAAGTTGAAATTAAAATGATGAATGGCATTTGGGAATATAATTAAAGTGTCCCACATTATGAGAATTCCTTGCAAGTgagatatttaatttgttgattcCCTGATTGTCGTTGTTTTCACGATTACAGCACTACATTTATCTGTCAATATAATTAACATTGGTATCAACAAAAATCAGATAAGCAAGAACAAATTCATGGAATTGCGAACAAGAAACAAATTAGTGCGTgcaacatatatacataaaaataccCCACATCATAATACACACAAATTTAGATAATATATGTTGCCTATTATTTTG from Arachis duranensis cultivar V14167 chromosome 4, aradu.V14167.gnm2.J7QH, whole genome shotgun sequence encodes:
- the LOC107482961 gene encoding uncharacterized protein LOC107482961, coding for MSQLGDILQTEPRTILGLLTEQMDAAADGPPRTRTRRTFKDRLGFIGIGCCGATWRFRSESITVRHEDQEQQQQPQQQHQQHQPLLLETNQARDPNRFGPDCVSPTPASSGMNLAAALAAERQLRGTPQEAEGGERRGAWRVSLMRLLEETDGGDAEVSSAAKTSDEDKISGSGGGGVGNDWVCCVCMGRKKGAAFIPCGHTFCRVCSRELWLNRGSCPLCNRSILEILDIF